TAAGGCCGCATCAGCACAAGTGGCACAAGCACAGTCTTCATTGGGTTCCTCAAAGATCAATGCGAACTTTACCTATATCAAGGCACCGGTGAGCGGATACATAGGAAGAATCCCGAACAGGGTAGGAAACCTCATCAGTCCGTCTGACCCGTCTCCATTAACAACGCTTTCAAACATCAGTAGTGTAAATGTTTACTTCTCAATGAACGAAGCAGACTTTATTGCCCATAGCAGAGCTGCAGCTTCAGGTGGAAGTGTAGACAACGTAGAACTTGTTTTAGCAGACGGATCCACCTACTCATTCAAAGGAAAGCTGGAAAATGCCAGTGGAAACTTTGATAAAAATACAGGAAGTATTCAGATGAAAGCAGTTTTCCAAAATCCTGATAAGTTGCTAAGATCAGGAGGAACCGCCAGAGTGATGCTTCACAATGCATTGGATGGGGTTGTCAGGCTTCCAAAGACTTCGGTAAAGGATATTCAGGATAAATTCTTTGTCTATAAACTTGAAGGTAAAGATAAAGTGAAGATGACTCAGATTGAAGTATCAGGAAGCACATCTCAGGATTACTTTGTAAAAAATGGAGTGAATGCAGGAGATAAAATTGCAATCAATAGGATAGATGCCCTTACAGATGGGGCTCCGGTTGCAGCTAAAGTGATTCCTTCAAAATAATTTTATAATCATTCTTAGAAAATTCGAAAATGTTAAAAAAGATAATAGATCGTCCGGTACTGGCGACAGTAATATCCCTTATTATTGTCATTTTGGGGATCATAGGACTGAACCAGCTGGCAGTTACCAGATTTCCGGATATTTCTCCACCCACTATTACGGTTTCCGGTTCTTATCCGGGAGGAAACAGTGAAACGGTCATTCGTTCCGTGGTAACTCCGTTAGAAGAACAAATTAATGGAGTGGAAGACATGAGCTACATGAAATCCACAGCAAGTAATGATGGAACATTTACAATCTCTGTTATATTCAAGCAAGGAGTCAATGCCGATCAGGCAGCAGTCAATGTTCAGAACAGAGTACAGCAGGCCACTCCGATACTGCCTCAGGAGGTGGTAAGGATGGGATTAACAACCTCCAAGCAGCAGAACAGTAT
This genomic interval from Chryseobacterium joostei contains the following:
- a CDS encoding efflux RND transporter periplasmic adaptor subunit, with protein sequence MNYRKGYLALSLTAAVILYSCGSGNGQENAQQQPALPTDFIQVKSGNADVSTGYPGSIEGQDNVDIKAQVTGYLEAVYIKEGQYVSKGQTLFRINPSVYNEQVNTNEAALKAALASQETARLEVEKLRPLVEGKVVSDMQLKTAQASLKAASAQVAQAQSSLGSSKINANFTYIKAPVSGYIGRIPNRVGNLISPSDPSPLTTLSNISSVNVYFSMNEADFIAHSRAAASGGSVDNVELVLADGSTYSFKGKLENASGNFDKNTGSIQMKAVFQNPDKLLRSGGTARVMLHNALDGVVRLPKTSVKDIQDKFFVYKLEGKDKVKMTQIEVSGSTSQDYFVKNGVNAGDKIAINRIDALTDGAPVAAKVIPSK